One region of Duncaniella freteri genomic DNA includes:
- a CDS encoding ROK family protein — protein MYRSDNRIVATLDAGGTNLVFGAMRGCEYITEPLTLPSRADDLELCLQTIVDGFTEIFSRLGDKPVAISFAFPGPADYPSGIIGGYLLNFPSFRDGVALGPFLEEKFGVPVFINNDGDLYAFGEATGGILPEINKRVADLGGHKVYRNLIGFTFGTGLGIGQVINGQLNLGNNSCVEACFLRNKSNPRIIAEDGVSIRAVIREYRNLSGNHEEDLTPYDIFKIAEGTKDGDQEAAKESFARFGEIAGDVFATAVLLSDAIVVVGGGVTGAMKYIKPALLKEMRSTIDTVCGDSVNRLPMQVLDLDDDNDVEVFAVGDSRELRIPGSDRTVIYDPMKRTGVAVSRIGASKAISIGAYNYALSQIDNAK, from the coding sequence ATGTACAGATCAGATAATCGTATTGTCGCGACCCTTGATGCAGGTGGCACGAATCTTGTATTCGGTGCTATGCGCGGTTGCGAATATATTACAGAACCTCTCACTCTCCCATCACGTGCAGATGATCTTGAACTATGCCTGCAAACCATAGTGGATGGATTCACTGAGATATTTTCACGGCTTGGCGATAAGCCTGTGGCAATCAGTTTTGCATTTCCTGGTCCGGCAGATTATCCGTCAGGAATAATAGGAGGGTATCTTCTTAATTTCCCATCATTCCGCGACGGAGTAGCCCTCGGTCCATTCCTTGAAGAGAAATTCGGAGTACCTGTTTTCATCAACAATGATGGTGACCTGTATGCTTTCGGTGAGGCTACAGGAGGTATTCTTCCTGAGATAAATAAACGTGTTGCCGATCTTGGAGGACATAAAGTGTACCGGAATCTGATCGGATTCACTTTTGGTACAGGTCTTGGCATAGGTCAGGTAATAAACGGTCAACTCAATTTGGGTAACAATTCCTGTGTGGAGGCTTGCTTCTTGAGAAACAAGTCCAATCCGCGAATCATAGCCGAGGATGGAGTGTCGATCCGTGCGGTGATCCGTGAATACCGCAACCTGTCAGGAAATCATGAAGAGGATCTTACCCCTTATGATATCTTTAAGATTGCTGAGGGCACTAAGGATGGGGATCAGGAGGCAGCAAAAGAATCTTTTGCTCGTTTTGGAGAGATTGCCGGAGATGTGTTCGCTACTGCCGTATTGCTGTCGGATGCTATAGTTGTTGTGGGCGGAGGCGTTACAGGAGCAATGAAGTACATTAAGCCTGCTCTTCTTAAGGAGATGCGTTCTACAATCGACACTGTATGTGGAGACTCTGTGAACCGTCTGCCTATGCAGGTTCTTGATCTTGATGACGATAATGATGTTGAGGTATTTGCTGTGGGCGATTCTCGTGAGCTTCGTATCCCGGGGTCCGACAGGACTGTCATATACGACCCAATGAAACGTACAGGTGTCGCAGTCAGCAGAATCGGCGCGTCAAAGGCAATTTCTATAGGAGCTTACAACTATGCTCTGTCTCAGATAGATAATGCCAAGTGA
- the istB gene encoding IS21-like element helper ATPase IstB, with product MERILSELRQMRLPGMAQTWQSLMETRQATSLNIVDGLRLLLQGEHDMRRANRNARLLKNARFRYQVSVDELAYDSARGLDKAYITQMCAGEYIRRGIPVIITGATGTGKSWLASALGHHACISGFKTRYWSILKLMEDLAMARVERQTKRLFEKIASYDLIIIDDFGIKKLNNEQILDLMEIIEDRHGRKATIIASQIPVSDWYDCLETNTTAADAILDRMVHSAIRFELKGDSLRKNH from the coding sequence ATGGAAAGAATCCTTTCTGAACTCCGACAGATGCGCCTTCCGGGAATGGCGCAGACATGGCAGAGCCTGATGGAAACACGTCAGGCAACTTCACTCAACATCGTGGACGGACTCCGTCTTCTCCTTCAGGGAGAACACGACATGCGCCGGGCAAACCGGAATGCCCGGCTTCTCAAAAACGCCCGGTTCCGCTATCAGGTGTCAGTCGACGAACTCGCATACGACTCTGCGCGTGGTCTTGACAAAGCATACATCACCCAGATGTGTGCCGGCGAATACATCAGGCGCGGCATTCCTGTGATCATAACCGGAGCCACCGGCACGGGCAAAAGCTGGCTCGCATCGGCCCTCGGACATCATGCCTGCATATCCGGCTTCAAGACCCGCTACTGGAGCATCCTCAAACTCATGGAAGACCTCGCCATGGCAAGAGTCGAGCGTCAGACCAAGAGGCTCTTCGAGAAGATAGCCTCTTACGACCTGATCATAATCGACGACTTCGGAATCAAGAAACTCAACAACGAGCAGATACTCGACCTTATGGAGATCATCGAGGACCGCCACGGCCGCAAGGCGACAATCATAGCCTCGCAAATCCCCGTCTCCGACTGGTACGACTGTCTGGAGACAAACACCACCGCCGCCGACGCCATACTCGACCGGATGGTGCACTCAGCGATACGTTTTGAGCTAAAAGGCGACAGTCTCAGAAAAAATCATTAA
- a CDS encoding type I phosphomannose isomerase catalytic subunit: MATFPILMFEPRFKSVIWGGKRIAEFKGLPSQGDNIGESWELSGVPGNESVVSEGLFKGKNLHELLVEHSREIMGERLTERFGDEFPLLVKLIDSADDLSVQVHPDDELAGKRHNCPGKTEMWISIAPEDGAYLYSGLNRVLTPDEYRRRIADNTITECLGKYYPEKDDVFFLPAGRVHSIGKGNFVLEIQETSDITYRIYDYDRRDAQGNPRQLHIEESVDAVDFNDIEGAAPTKIPHGENVQHIIADCAHFTVSSIEVKDQYVLDLEDRDSFTIIVAIDGYAPLIDSDGTVTMLPEGSTALIPASMPGVTIRGNCKVITAYIK, translated from the coding sequence ATGGCAACATTTCCGATACTAATGTTTGAACCCCGTTTCAAAAGTGTGATATGGGGTGGCAAGCGTATAGCCGAGTTCAAAGGTCTGCCATCACAGGGTGACAATATTGGTGAGAGCTGGGAGCTTTCCGGAGTGCCCGGTAACGAGTCGGTAGTGTCAGAAGGCTTGTTCAAGGGAAAGAATCTTCACGAACTCCTTGTTGAGCATTCACGTGAAATCATGGGAGAGAGGCTTACAGAGCGTTTCGGTGACGAGTTCCCTCTTCTGGTAAAGCTCATTGATTCCGCCGATGACCTTTCTGTGCAGGTGCATCCCGATGATGAGCTTGCGGGCAAGCGTCACAATTGTCCCGGAAAGACTGAGATGTGGATAAGTATAGCTCCGGAGGATGGTGCATATCTGTATTCCGGTTTGAACCGTGTGCTCACTCCCGACGAGTATCGCCGACGCATCGCCGACAATACTATCACCGAGTGCCTTGGCAAATATTATCCCGAAAAGGATGATGTGTTCTTTCTGCCTGCCGGTAGGGTGCACAGCATAGGCAAGGGAAATTTTGTGCTTGAGATCCAGGAGACATCCGATATCACTTATCGTATATATGACTATGACCGCCGTGATGCTCAGGGTAATCCACGGCAGCTGCATATTGAGGAGTCGGTTGATGCTGTGGACTTCAATGATATCGAAGGTGCCGCACCCACCAAGATTCCGCACGGCGAGAATGTTCAGCATATCATAGCTGACTGCGCTCATTTCACAGTCTCGTCAATTGAAGTCAAGGATCAGTATGTCCTTGATCTTGAGGACAGGGATTCGTTTACCATAATTGTTGCCATTGACGGCTATGCTCCATTGATTGATTCTGATGGCACTGTCACAATGCTTCCTGAAGGTAGCACTGCTCTTATTCCGGCTTCGATGCCAGGGGTGACCATACGTGGCAACTGCAAGGTAATCACAGCCTACATAAAGTAA